In Opitutus sp. ER46, one DNA window encodes the following:
- a CDS encoding rhomboid family intramembrane serine protease, with the protein MLESTTPLTPSDEPAPETLVEVGVYTTARDATEHGLVVLATGNPYWLESAEGRHRLLVEPTAATWVRRQLQCFDRESAGWPPRPVALTGAMTRAELGQPLLWALLVLLAFWAQARVPAVAWGALDAQAVFVRHEWWRPVTALFLHADAGHILANGISGVFVLAAVLATLGRARGWLAVAGASILGNVAAVSVHFGGTYRSVGASTLVFAALGLLTGHAVRQMATATGGGRGRAMAAPLAAGVTVLALYGAGGVHVDVLAHLTGFAAGVGIGLLLRPST; encoded by the coding sequence GTGCTCGAGTCCACCACGCCCCTCACGCCGTCCGACGAGCCCGCGCCGGAGACGCTGGTCGAGGTGGGAGTGTATACGACCGCACGGGACGCCACCGAACACGGCCTCGTCGTCCTCGCCACCGGTAATCCCTACTGGCTCGAGTCCGCCGAGGGCCGGCACCGGCTGCTGGTGGAGCCGACCGCGGCCACCTGGGTGCGCCGGCAATTGCAGTGTTTCGACCGGGAGAGTGCCGGTTGGCCGCCGCGACCCGTCGCGTTGACGGGCGCCATGACGCGCGCGGAGCTGGGCCAACCGCTCCTGTGGGCGCTGCTGGTACTGCTTGCCTTCTGGGCGCAGGCGCGCGTCCCGGCCGTGGCGTGGGGCGCGCTCGATGCGCAAGCCGTCTTCGTTCGGCACGAATGGTGGCGGCCGGTGACGGCCCTCTTCCTCCACGCCGACGCCGGGCACATCCTGGCCAATGGCATCAGCGGCGTCTTCGTGCTGGCGGCCGTGCTCGCAACGCTCGGGCGGGCGCGCGGGTGGCTGGCCGTCGCGGGCGCCTCGATCCTGGGCAACGTCGCCGCGGTGAGCGTGCATTTCGGCGGCACCTACCGCTCGGTAGGCGCTTCAACGCTCGTGTTCGCGGCGCTCGGGCTGCTCACCGGCCACGCCGTGCGGCAGATGGCCACCGCCACCGGCGGGGGGCGCGGCCGCGCAATGGCGGCGCCGCTCGCCGCTGGCGTGACGGTCCTCGCGCTGTACGGCGCCGGCGGGGTGCACGTCGATGTGCTCGCGCACCTGACCGGCTTCGCCGCGGGTGTGGGGATCGGACTGCTGCTGCGCCCATCGACCTGA